A window of Elephas maximus indicus isolate mEleMax1 chromosome X, mEleMax1 primary haplotype, whole genome shotgun sequence genomic DNA:
GAGAACCTGAGACTTCGACCCCCACCGCCCCTCACCAGCCCTAGAGGGGAGGAGATACGGTTGTCATAGACACGAAATGGGAGCAGGTTAGGGGGAGACAGATGCAATGCCAGCTCTGCCACCACTGCACCCCTCTCCCCAAGGCTCTAATGATGACTACTATGAGGAGAGCTACTTGCACACCAGGACTTATGGGGAGCCTGAGTCAGTGGGCACATCCAAGAACTTTCGGGAGCCCATGGCTTCGCTCTCAGATGCTGAAAGTTTTCGCCGTCAGGTGAGCTGGCCATTAGGTACCCCAGGCACCTTTGATGCAGGTAGAAACTGAGGTGACCAGATCTGGGTTTCGATCAACCAGTTGGGACTCCTGGGTGGAAGTGGTGGCTCCTTGCAGGTTCCCAGGGGCTCACAGGCCTCCGGGGAGAAGTAGGCTACACAGTGCCCTACTTTGGGCAAGGGGATCCCGAAACTGGAGCACACTTTAGCCCATGGTGCACCCTGGCCTGGGATCTAGGTTGGAACTCTGAGAGTCCTGGGGGAGGAAGGAGGGTACTAGGGCTTAGACAGCCAGGACAGTCACTGAGCAAGTGGCAAGGCCCCTTGGACAAAAGGCCAGGAGTCTAGGAAGGGTCTGGAGGGACAGAGTGGGCTGGCTGGGGGAATTTGGACTTGGGTGACGGGGTCCTGCCAGCCTTGCCAGCCAGTCTCCTCCCCCTCTCTTCTTTAGATGCGTGAAGACAATCTTTTCACTTCCGAAGAGGAGGGCAAGGATAGGTAAGTCGTTGAGCGTGGCCTATACTGACAGATGGCCAGGGATAAGGGCTGGTTCTGGTCACCAGCTCTCCTGGCCTACCTGCCTGCTCCCTCTTTTGCCTCAGGGAATGTCCCTCGTATGCCAGGGACAGTGCCTACCAGAGCATCGCGTACTACCGCCCCATCTCGAGCATCTCCAGGGGTACCCTGGGCCAACCCTATTATCCTAccacctcctccacctcctccacctcctcatCTTCATATTCTCCACCTTCGTGGCTCGCCCGCCGTGCCATCCGGCCAGAAAAGCAGGTCCCGGGAGCCAGTCTGAGTCAGGACCGCCAGGTCCCTCTCTGGGGCCAGTTGCTCCTGTTCGTGGTCTTTGCTGCCTTCCTAGTCTTCGTTTACTATTCGATGCAGGCAGAGGATGGCAACCCCTTCTAGGTGGATCCCTGAGGGCCTGGCCTCTGAGCCAGCCCTTCTCAGAAGTTCTGGCTCCACTGCCATAGTGTTctgctgggggcggggggtggggctAACCTGTGTGTTCCAGCTGGGCTGGGCCTGGCCCAGATCAGTGCTTTGACCCCTGCCTCATCCTGCCAGGGAGGCAgcaggccttcccccagagcctgctTCTCTCTGCCTTTAGGGCTCTGGGCAGGCACAACCCTGCTCCTTCAGAGAATACTGTCGTTGTCACCATGCATGCCTCCTGTTCAGCATAACCTTCAGGGTGAGGGATTAGCGGAAGGCAGCCTGACTTGGTTTTTTGTGAACACACAATAAAAAGACTTTATTTTTAACGTGTTGGCTCTTTCTCTTTTGGGAGCGGGTCTGGCAGGGCCTCCAGGATCTTGGTGTGAAGGGTCGCTATCAGATGTTGGGTTCTGACTTGGTCTTGGGGCTGGGCTCGAATGCCGCCCAGGAGTACCGTACGTGTGTGTTTCGTCCCCCGGCTCATTCCCTCACGCCTCTATACTTATCCAGCCCTCCCGCACAAGATGTGTGGAGCACCCTCCTGGAAGTGCAAAGCTGGATGCACAAGGCTAGCTGTGGGCGGTTTATCTGGGCAAAGCAGACGCCAGCTTAAATGCCAAGGGCAGGACACGGGTGTCTCGCTGGGAGACTATCTCCCAGTTACTGGGAATGACTTGAGGAAAGGCTTGCAtactctgaggtgcctcttcCTCCCTAGGCAACAGGCCGTCACTTCTCTAGATTCTTACACTAATCCCAGGTTTTCCCCCATGGGTGTGAGTTTCACAGTTTTCAAAGTTTACCAATATTTTAACAGAGGGTGCTAAGGAAACCCAGACCAGAACTCCCACTTGATTCCCTGCACGTGGGCTCTGTGCTGCCATGACAGCAGAAAGGCACACAGGTGCTGCTGTCCAGTCCCCCGGGCTGGCCCTGAGGGGGTGGGTCCCTGGCATCCGCCCCTCTGGGTCTTTAATCAGCTCCTTGCTGTGGGCAGTGGGACTTGGCTGGCCCTGGGCCTGTCACCCGGGACAGCCCCCATGCAGCACCCACATGGGTACACCCACAGGCTCTGCACCTTCCGGGCTCCCGGCCTGTCTACAGCCACGTGGCAAGTTCATGGTAGAGGTGGGACTAGGACCCCTTCCTGGCTCCTGGTCATTTCTCTTTGCTGCATACTACTCGCTCCACATTTTTTGGTGCTCTTAAAAGTAATATGTGGTTATTGTACCTTGaaaacatggagaaaaaaatgagagaCGTTAACTGCTGATAATTTTATGATCTCATGCAGCATCAACCTCTGTTTTGGCTCAACCTACTCCCACTGGCTCCTCCCCCAGTACCCAGCACCCACAGGTCAGATGT
This region includes:
- the EMD gene encoding emerin, yielding MDDYAVLSDAELVAMLRQYNIPHGPVVGSTRKLYEKKIFEYETQRRRLSPPNSSASSFSYGFSDLDSTSEDSDKYDLPKKEDALLYQSKGSNDDYYEESYLHTRTYGEPESVGTSKNFREPMASLSDAESFRRQMREDNLFTSEEEGKDRECPSYARDSAYQSIAYYRPISSISRGTLGQPYYPTTSSTSSTSSSSYSPPSWLARRAIRPEKQVPGASLSQDRQVPLWGQLLLFVVFAAFLVFVYYSMQAEDGNPF